From the genome of Leptotrichia trevisanii DSM 22070:
AAAATTTCTTTACAAAAATTGATACAAAAAATTTAGGAAAAACACCACTTCCAGACAAGGAAATTGTACGTTTCTATATCCAATTTCCAGATGAAAAAAGTATTATTATAATAGGAAAATACGAATATGATTTAAAAACTAAGGAATATCAATTAGTGGCTAACTCAAAGGCAAAAGATTATTTTGAGAAAATAAATTTATTTGCTCCATTAGCATCAACAAAAATAACTTACTCTGATGAAGGACATATATATTAAAATAATTAAATCACAGAGAAAATATTTTAAAACGGAGTTTAAAATTATGATTATGTTACTAATTTAAATCCATATAGTCTTGTCAATCAAATTTTATGATGGTTTGAACATATATTCAGGAGGGAAATTAAATATGAGTATAAAAAAAATAAGAAAAGCTGTTATACCGGCAGCGGGACTTGGAACAAGAGTTTTACCGGCAACAAAGGCACAACCTAAAGAAATGCTTGTAATAGTTGATAAACCTGCATTGCAGTATCTTGTAGAAGAACTGGTTGAAGCAGGAATAGAAGAAATATTAATTATTACTGGAAGAAACAAAGGATCTATTGAAAACCATTTTGATTATTCTTATGAATTGGAAAAAACATTAGAAGAAAAAGGGAAAGAAGACTTATTGAAAGTAGTAAACAATATTTCTGAAATGTCAAATATCTATTATGTCCGTCAGAAAAAGCCGTTAGGATTGGGACACGCAATAAGCTGTGCAGAAGCATTTGTAGGAGATGAGCCGTTTGTTGTACTTCTGGGAGATGACATTATTTATACAGATAAGGAAAAAGGGCAGCAACCTGTCACAAAACAGCTTGTAGAAAAATACAGTGAATTGCAAGGTGGAACAATTTTAGGAGTTCAGGAAGTTTCGCACAAAAATGTTTCAAAATATGGGATAATAAAGCCATTAAAGCAAATTGACGAAAAAACAGTGGCAGTTGAAGATTTCATTGAGAAACCATCAGTTGATGAAGCTCCGAGTAATCTTGCGGCATTAGGGCGATATGTGTTGGAACCTGAAGTTTTTTCATATTTAAAAAGGACAAAACCTGGAAAAGGTGGAGAAATTCAGTTGACAGATGCAATTTTGGCAATGAAGAATGATGGTGAAAAATTGTATGCGTATAATTTTGATGGGCTAAGATATGACACTGGAGATAAATTTGGAATGTTTGTTGCAAATGTTGAATTTGGGTTGAGACACGAGGAATTGAAGGATAGAGTAAAAAATTATTTGAAAGATTTAGTAGAAAAATTATAATTTTTGTATTAAGGGCATAAGATGATAGCTTTATGCTCTTTTCTTTTTACCCGAGCACTATTTATTTTTAAGATTTTATATGTTAAAATATACACAAACTTTAAATAGAAACGAAGGAGATGCAATTGTATAAAATAAAGATTAATAACATGAAATTTCATTCATATATAGGTGTTTATGAGGAAGAAAAAAAAATTGGGCAAAACATTGAAATTGATTTAATAATTTCACTTTCAAAGGAGATTATTAAAAATGATGATATAAATAGCACATTGAGCTATGGAGACTGTTATAGGAAAATAGAGAAAATTGTTAAAGAAAGCAGAGTAGATTTGCTGGAAACATTGGCTTTGGACATTATAAAGGAAATAAAGAAATTAAATGGGGAAATTGAAAATGTACAGGTAAATATACGAAAACTGGCAGTTCCGATTAATGGAATTTTTGATAGTGTTGAAATCCAGATAAAAGATTAGGGATACAGAGAAAGGGGTAAAATAAAAATGGCAAAAAATGAAGTTTATTTAAGTTTAGGCAGTAATATTGGCGATAGAAAAAAATATATACAAAAAGCTATTGAAGCAATTGAGAAAACAGATGGAATTAAAGTATTGAAAAAATCTGGATTATATGAAACAACACCAGTTGGATATTTGGAGCAGGATTTATTTTTAAATGCAGTAATTAAGATTAAAACTGATTTTTCAGCAAGAGAAATCTTGAGAATTATAAATAAAATTGAAGCGGAACTGGATAGAAAACGTGAAATTAGATGGGGGCCAAGAACGATTGATATTGATATTTTAATTTTTTCAGATAAAAAAATTGATGAATCTGACTTGATAGTTCCACATAAGGAAATGTTGAATCGGTTATTTGTATTAATACCATTAGCTGAAATCTATGATGGGGAATTTCTTGGAAGAGAAGAAATTGTGCAAAAAATAAATGAGTTAGTTAAAGTAGGAGATCAAAAAATTGAAAAAATTTGAAAAAACTAATTAGTAACTTATGGTAACCCAAATTAGGAAATAACATAAAAAGAATTGTAATAATTCTTATATTTTTTTGAATTTTAAAATTAAATTATCGGACGTTAATTATTTTATATTATTTATTATTTTATTTACAACTATTAAATCATTACAACAACTCATTTTACAATTACTAATGTAATTGAATGAATTTAGAATATAATTAAATAACTATTATTTATAAAGGAATTAATCTTTTTTATTAAAGATGAATAATGTTAAGTTATGGACAAGTCTAAATATCATTTATTGTAAATAATAATTTACAAAGATAAAATCATGTAATAAATATGAACTAGACTTATTTAATGATATATATAAGAATAAAGTTTGTCAAAATAGAATTGAAGAATACCATTTGTTGTTGAAATAAAAAGAAAGGGTAAAAAAATGAAAAAAAACAAAAGTATAGATAAAGAAACAAGATTAAAAAATATTGAAAATGCAGTACGTGAAATATTGATAAATATTGGTGAAGATGTGTATAGAGAAGGACTTATTGAAACTCCTAAAAGGGTTGCAAAAATGTATGAGGAGATTTTGAGTACAAAAAATGTGAATGATTTTGAGAATTATAAATTATTTGATGTGAATCTGGGTGAGTCGCAAGAAATGGTGCTTGTAAAGGAGATACCATTTTTTTCAATGTGTGAACATCATATGTTGCCATTTTTTGGAAAGGTGCATGTTGCTTATATTCCGAGAGATAATAAAGTTATTGGACTTAGCAAGATACCAAGACTTGTGGAATTTATTTCAAAAAAATTAAGTGTTCAGGAGGAAATCACTGTAAATATTGCAAAGAAATTAATAGAGATATTGAATCCATTAGGAGTAGCTGTTGTAGTTGAAGCAAGGCATATGTGCATTGAAATGAGAGGAATTAATAAAATTGGTTCTGTGACTAGAACTTCGTTTTATAGTGGGGAATTTAAAGAGAATGTGGATAGGAAGAAGGAGTTTTTGGATGGGATAAAATAAAATTTTAAGGATATTTTTTTAGTTTGGAGAAAAATATGATGGAGTTAATAACTAAGGAAAAATTTTATGAACTAATGGAAGAATATTCTGAATATGTTTTTTGGCAAAAATACGAGGATATATCTGAAAATTTATTACAAATATTAAAAGAAGATATTTATAAGAATGAAAATTCATACGACATACTGACACCTTTTAAAGAAGAGGGAAAAGATTGGTTATTGAAATATGTATACAAATATCAGCCTAGAACTGGAAAAATTTTAAAGGAAAACTCTAAACTTTTTGGTGGAGTAGATTTAGATACAAAATTAGAATATACAAAAGAAGGAGAACTTGGTAATACGTTTTTAGGATTAGAATGTAGTAATACAATAATTGAAATTGAAAGAGATTTTTATGGAAATAACTTATGTGATAAAGAGGAAAATAAAACTATATCTAAAGAAATAAATAGGTATCATTCTCTTCCAGAAAAAATAAAGATGGCTTATTTTTATAAGTTTAGTGGATTTGGAACTAGTGGAATCGGATCTGTATTACCTTGTAACAGCTGGGATAGTTTTGATGGATATATGGACTCGTACAAAATTCCTAAAGGGAAACAGAAGAAATGGTATAAATGGATGGAACAATTTATACCGAAATTTGATTTGAAATCATTGGGCGGAACGTGTATGGATTTTATGAGTTTTTTGGATACAAGATATGAAGAAAATGAAAATGAAATTGAAACAACGCTATTTGTGAAGACACATTTAAAAGATGGAATTGTATATGCAATACAAAATGGCGATATAGAAAATATGAAAATACTTAGCAACCCGGCTGAAGCGATAGATAGATATTGTGAATATGTTTTGACAATGCACAAGACGGATTTTGATTTTACTCCATATTTTGAAGCACTAAAAAAACTGGATGGAAAAGGAGCAACTAATATTTCTATGGAAGAGGAAGATTTATATATGGTAGAAATAAGGGTGGCATATATAAAAGGTAAATATATAGGTAACAGAGAAAAGGAATTAAAATGGTATGAACAGATGAAATGGTATTTAGATTTTCATTCATTTGAAAATAATTATGTAAAATTAAGAACAGATAATGGTTGGCTAAATAAAGATAATTCATTAAAATATTTAGATACATCAACAGATAAAAGAATAAAAGAAATGATAGAAAAAAATGAAGTTGAAGAAATACAAATTTTTTCGATTTTAGATAGAGGAAAACTAAATGGTGAAAGTGACGCTGTTGTTTTTATAACATTTAATAAAAAAGAAGGATTAACTACTTTTCACATATGGGATGATTATATCGAAGAAACGGATATGAATGAAAAAATAAATGAAATGAAATTGTTAATAGAACCAGAAATAGAAGAAATATTCGACTGGAAATGCAAAAATAAATTTCCTTATGATTATGTAAAATTTGGAAAAAAAGGATTAATCCCTGAAGCGAAAATAGATAGAATTTATAAGAAAACAACGAAGTGAGCAAAAAAATGTTTGAAGAAAATAATTATTATATAAAATTTGTAAATAACGAAAAAACAACTTTTGAAGAAGCTGAAGCTATTTTAGAATCTAAATATAAAAGTTCATTAGAAAATAAAAATCAGGCTTTAGGATTAAGATTAGATTTAGTTGAAATAGAAAAACAGATCCCGTATATATCTAAAAGTTTGAGTATATCAATGTTAGATGGGAAATTTTTACTGGAAGTTATTGATGAAGATGATGAAGAATATGAAAATTATTTCTATATAAATCCAAACGCACCGATAGCATTGACATATTATCCAAATTATCCAGATTTAATAGACAATAATCTGCATAAAGTTCCTTTAAGTATGTTTACGGAAGATAAAGAATTTGTTTGTGAAGTTATAAAAGATTTTTTTGATAAAGGAAATACTGAAAAAATAAAAGAAAATTATATTAAGAATAAATGAATAATGGATAAATATTAAGTAACAAAATTAATTTTTTAGAGTATTTACAGGAGAAGTATAGTGTTAAAAGATTTTAAAAAAGAAAAAGAAATGCCGAAAGAAATTATTGAAAAATATAAAGGGCAAGTGCCAGATAAGGTTATAGAAATCTGGAAAAATTATGGATTGGGAAGTTTTTTGAATGGGTATTTAAGGGTGATAAATCCAGATGATTATAAAGAATTAGTAGAAGAAACTTACTTTAGAGGGAAAGAGTCAATACCTTTGTTTACAACAGCTTTTGCAGATGTAATAACATGGCAAGAAAATGAGTCTATTGGAATAGTGTTGTATAAGTTGGAAGACTTTGAAATAATGGCTTCTGGTATGGATTTCTTTTTTTCAGATATCTATACTGAAAAAAATTTTACAGACAAATACTTTGATTTAAAGTTATATGAAAAGGCTGTAAAAAAATATGGAGAATTAGAGTATAATCAAAGTTTTTATTTTGTTCCATTATTAGGATTAGGTGGGAAGAAAAGTGTTGATAATTTAGATAAAGGGGATACTTTGACACATATTTACTTGATTACAGAACTTGTGGGGAAAGTGGGAATAGATGATTAGAATTAAACTGGAATATCAAAATAAACTTAACGAATGATAATTTTTACAAAAATAGGAGAAAAAAGTGATGAAAGAATCATTATATGGGGAAAAGAAAAGAGTAAAATTGCTTGCAGAAATCTTGGATAAAATGAATAATCCTGCAAGTGATGTCCAGGTTATTCATGTTAGCGGGACGAATGGGAAAGGTTCGACTTGTTATATGATTAATAGCATTTTGTGTGAAATGGGATATAAAGTTGGATTATTTACGAGTCCTCAAATAAGGACAATTTATGAATTGATTAAGGTTAATGGGGTTGAAATTACTGAGTTGGAATTTGAAGAGTATAAAAATAAGTTAAGACAGGTTTTGAATGAGCTGGATTTGGATTTGGAAAATGATTTATCGTATTTTGAGATGGTGTTTTTGATTGCGATGATACATTTTAAAAATAAGGATGTGAATGTTCTGATTTTGGAATGTGGACTTGGAGGAGAACTGGATGCAACGAATGCAGTTTCAAAAATTGATTATACTATTTTTACAAAGATTGGGATTGATCATAAAAATATTTTGGGAAATACGATTGAGGAAATTTGTCGAACAAAATCAAAAATTATAAGAAAACAGAGCAATGTTATAATTGCTCCAAATCAGAGAGATGCAGTTTATGAAATTTTGGAAAAAGAAGCAAAATATAAAAATTGTGATATTTTTTTAGCTGAAAAAAATATAAAGATTGAAAAAGTGGAAAATATAGAAGAAAATAGCCAAAATATTTACGAAAAAAAAGATTTAAAATCTGAAAACAGTTTAGAATTTCAAAATAAAATTAAAGCTGAAATAATTGGAAATTATGATTTTGGGAAAAATTTTAAAAATAATGAGTATTTTTTTAGATTTGAGCTAAAAGGCGAACAACAGTTGGAGAATCTAGCGACAGTTTTAACGTGGTAT
Proteins encoded in this window:
- the galU gene encoding UTP--glucose-1-phosphate uridylyltransferase GalU, whose translation is MSIKKIRKAVIPAAGLGTRVLPATKAQPKEMLVIVDKPALQYLVEELVEAGIEEILIITGRNKGSIENHFDYSYELEKTLEEKGKEDLLKVVNNISEMSNIYYVRQKKPLGLGHAISCAEAFVGDEPFVVLLGDDIIYTDKEKGQQPVTKQLVEKYSELQGGTILGVQEVSHKNVSKYGIIKPLKQIDEKTVAVEDFIEKPSVDEAPSNLAALGRYVLEPEVFSYLKRTKPGKGGEIQLTDAILAMKNDGEKLYAYNFDGLRYDTGDKFGMFVANVEFGLRHEELKDRVKNYLKDLVEKL
- the folB gene encoding dihydroneopterin aldolase translates to MQLYKIKINNMKFHSYIGVYEEEKKIGQNIEIDLIISLSKEIIKNDDINSTLSYGDCYRKIEKIVKESRVDLLETLALDIIKEIKKLNGEIENVQVNIRKLAVPINGIFDSVEIQIKD
- the folK gene encoding 2-amino-4-hydroxy-6-hydroxymethyldihydropteridine diphosphokinase — protein: MAKNEVYLSLGSNIGDRKKYIQKAIEAIEKTDGIKVLKKSGLYETTPVGYLEQDLFLNAVIKIKTDFSAREILRIINKIEAELDRKREIRWGPRTIDIDILIFSDKKIDESDLIVPHKEMLNRLFVLIPLAEIYDGEFLGREEIVQKINELVKVGDQKIEKI
- the folE gene encoding GTP cyclohydrolase I FolE, whose protein sequence is MKKNKSIDKETRLKNIENAVREILINIGEDVYREGLIETPKRVAKMYEEILSTKNVNDFENYKLFDVNLGESQEMVLVKEIPFFSMCEHHMLPFFGKVHVAYIPRDNKVIGLSKIPRLVEFISKKLSVQEEITVNIAKKLIEILNPLGVAVVVEARHMCIEMRGINKIGSVTRTSFYSGEFKENVDRKKEFLDGIK
- a CDS encoding T6SS immunity protein Tdi1 domain-containing protein, with protein sequence MLKDFKKEKEMPKEIIEKYKGQVPDKVIEIWKNYGLGSFLNGYLRVINPDDYKELVEETYFRGKESIPLFTTAFADVITWQENESIGIVLYKLEDFEIMASGMDFFFSDIYTEKNFTDKYFDLKLYEKAVKKYGELEYNQSFYFVPLLGLGGKKSVDNLDKGDTLTHIYLITELVGKVGIDD
- a CDS encoding bifunctional folylpolyglutamate synthase/dihydrofolate synthase, which encodes MKESLYGEKKRVKLLAEILDKMNNPASDVQVIHVSGTNGKGSTCYMINSILCEMGYKVGLFTSPQIRTIYELIKVNGVEITELEFEEYKNKLRQVLNELDLDLENDLSYFEMVFLIAMIHFKNKDVNVLILECGLGGELDATNAVSKIDYTIFTKIGIDHKNILGNTIEEICRTKSKIIRKQSNVIIAPNQRDAVYEILEKEAKYKNCDIFLAEKNIKIEKVENIEENSQNIYEKKDLKSENSLEFQNKIKAEIIGNYDFGKNFKNNEYFFRFELKGEQQLENLATVLTWYFRFFDENILENVEKILDRALGILQIAGRMEKVEKIKNVYLDVAHNEDSVEAFVDYVKKNFDNRKKFFVVGFLKDKEVEKCVNLLKIAGDNFILTEPNNEERKLDSEILKKYFEDKKIENPKNIIISEKNIEKAFLKALELRENEDECIFVVGSFYLLGEVKKAIEKYF